Proteins encoded by one window of Arachis ipaensis cultivar K30076 chromosome B04, Araip1.1, whole genome shotgun sequence:
- the LOC107638293 gene encoding protein FAM91A1 isoform X3 — protein sequence MQRASVTVEEQLLQKAIKEECPWENLPKRIQLTLSSKEEWHRRIIESCIKKRLQWNNCFARKVCRESEYYEDMMQYLRKNLAKIMWKLNKSIAKELLPTQPVDFPIEPWWGVCLVNFTLEEFKKLSEEEMATIDKVCKEEANSFILFDPNVIKGLYKRGLVYFDVPVYPDDRFKVSRLEGFVSNREQTYEDPIEELLYAVFVVSNENASVTELASTLQADLAQLQAAASFVCRLGWATKVIDPASILQDTSASGSRRSIVSDEFGQALENMVINNDSNRQGDASSSGNYGPRPAYTRAAFIVDANITSYLMMGSVSPGLKSHAVTLYEAGKLGHASIADLCRDLGTLEGAKFEGELQEFANHAFSLRCVLECLQAGGTASNEKEEKGFNKMDTVTSCTDESSSMKAEISLAGKSEYSVIAELRMSGDNLDLDNSAEASTSSEAVHSSAFATHSTTSLDDASISGKKKYRVDILRCESLASLAPETLDRLFLRDYDIVMSMVPLPHSSVLPGSTGPVHFGPPSYSFMTPWMKLVLYSYAASGPLSVILMKGQSLRLLPAPLTGCVKALIWSWDDSTVGGLGGKHDGNLVNGSILLYCLNSLLKHSAVLVQPLGKFDLDESGKVVSLDIPLPLKNSDGSIDPFGEDLGISEKESSKLNSLLTDLANKIELQTVGYIRLLRLFKGADSEQFSPAKENYDWVPLGVEFGMPLFSPKLCNSICKRVVSSQLLQSGLFGEHHNAMQSLRKKLHDICAVYHATGPAAKLLYQKEQVKESSQLHMNYASGRWKPLAEPSSLISGATSENQRLKLANRQCCGSEILCFDGSILRSFASPPGYEAATKLNEEARQVDTKSEADETDSKEVTLPGVNLIFDGSKLHPFDIGACLQARQPISLIAEAAAISSTK from the exons GATAATTGAAAGTTGCATAAAGAAGAGACTCCAATGGAATAATTGTTTTGCTCGAAAGGTTTGTAGAGAAAGCGAATATTATGAAGACATGATGCAGTACTTGCGGAAGAATCTTGCT AAAATCATGTGGAAATTGAACAAATCAATTGCCAAAGAACTTTTACCAACACAACCTGTGGATTTTCCAATTGAACCGTGGTGGGGAGTTTGTCTTGTCAACTTTACATTGGAAGAATTTAAG AAACTCTCAGAAGAGGAAATGGCCACAATAGACAAAGTGTGTAAGGAAGAGGCAAATTCATTCATCTTGTTTGATCCGAATGTTATCAAGGGTCTTTACAAACGGGGATTGGTCTATTTTGATGTTCCTGTATATCCTGATGATCGGTTTAAAG TTTCTAGGCTCGAAGGTTTTGTTTCCAACAGGGAGCAGACTTATGAAGATCCCATTGAAGA GTTATTATATGCAGTATTTGTTGTTTCAAATGAAAACGCATCTGTTACCGAATTGGCAAGTACCCTACAGGCAGACTTGGCACAACTGCAGGCTGCTGCTTCTTTTGTATGTCGATTGGGATGGGCAACGAAAGTAATTGATCCAGCATCTATTCTTCAAGATACAAGTGCATCTGGGTCTCGTAGAAGTATAGTTAGCGATGAATTTGGTCAAGCCCTTGAGAATATGGTTATCAATAATGATTCCAACCGGCAAGGAGATGCTTCAAGTTCCGGAAATTACGGTCCACGTCCTGCCTATACACGTGCAGCTTTCATAGTAGATGCTAATATAACATCCTATCTTATGATGGGTTCTGTTTCACCAG GCCTGAAATCTCATGCTGTTACACTATATGAAGCCGGCAAATTAGGCCATGCCAGCATTGCTGATCTTTGCAGGGATCTTGGCACTCTGGAGGGTGCAAAATTTGAGGGAGAGCTGCAGGAATTTGCAAATCATGCATTTAGCCTGCGTTGTGTATTAGAATGTCTACAAGCAGGTGGAACTGCATCCAATGAAAAAGAGGAGAAAGGTTTTAACAAGATGGATACTGTCACTTCATGCACTGATGAGTCAAGTTCTATGAAAGCTGAAATCTCTCTGGCTGGGAAATCAGAATACTCTGTTATTGCAGAACTTAGGATGAGTGGTGATAATTTAGATCTAGATAATTCGGCGGAGGCTTCTACTTCATCAGAAGCAGTTCATAGTAGTGCATTTGCAACCCATTCTACTACTTCGTTAGATGATGCAAGTATAAGTGGGAAAAAGAAATATCGGGTAGACATTCTCCGCTGTGAAAGCTTGGCTTCGCTTGCACCGGAAACTCTTGATCGTTTGTTTCTTCGTGACTATGATATAGTTATGTCCATGGTGCCTCTTCCTCATTCATCAGTTCTTCCAGGATCCACTGGTCCAGTACATTTTGGTCCTCCCTCGTATTCTTTTATGACTCCTTGGATGAAACTGGTATTATATTCGTATGCAGCTAGTGGGCCTCTTTCAGTTATCCTTATGAAAGGACAGTCTCTGCGCTTGCTTCCTGCTCCCCTGACTGGTTGTGTGAAAGCTCTCATATGGTCTTGGGATGATTCTACAGTAGGAGGCCTGGGAGGAAAGCATGATGGAAATTTAGTAAATGGAAGTATACTGCTGTACTGTTTAAATTCCCTTCTTAAACATTCGGCTGTCCTGGTGCAGCCGCTTGGTAAGTTTGATCTCGACGAATCTGGAAAAGTGGTTTCCTTGGATATCCCTTTGCCCCTAAAGAACTCTGATGGATCAATTGACCCCTTTGGAGAAGATTTAGGAATAAGTGAAAAAGAAAGCTCAAAGTTGAATTCTCTCTTGACCGACTTGGCAAACAAGATTGAACTACAAACAGTTGGATATATTCGCCTACTGAGATTATTTAAAGGAGCAGATTCAGAGCAGTTCTCACCCGCTAAAGAGAACTATGATTGGGTTCCATTGGGTGTTGAATTTGGGATGCCGCTGTTCAGTCCAAAGTTATGCAATAGTATATGTAAGAGGGTAGTTTCATCTCAGTTGCTTCAATCTGGCTTATTTGGTGAACACCATAATGCTATGCAAAGCTTAAGAAAAAAGTTGCATGACATTTGTGCTGTGTACCATGCAACTGGTCCTGCTGCAAAGCTTCTTTACCAGAAAGAGCAAGTTAAGGAATCTTCACAACTTCATATGAACTATGCTAGCGGAAGATGGAAGCCACTTGCAGAACCTTCGTCTCTGATTTCAGGAGCAACTAGTGAGAATCAAAGGTTAAAACTTGCTAACAGGCAGTGCTGTGGAAGTGAAATTTTGTGCTTTGATGGCAGCATTCTTAG GTCTTTTGCCTCCCCTCCTGGCTATGAAGCTGCGACAAAGCTCAATGAAGAAGCGCGGCAAGTTGACACAAAATCTGAGGCAGATGAAACTGATAGTAAGGAAGTAACGCTTCCCGGAGTAAATCTCAtttttgatggttctaagttgcATCCATTTGATATAGGTGCCTGCCTCCAGGCTCGTCAACCTATTTCCTTAATAGCAGAGGCAGCAGCAATCAGTTCCACAAAGTAA
- the LOC107638293 gene encoding protein FAM91A1 isoform X1 → MQRASVTVEEQLLQKAIKEECPWENLPKRIQLTLSSKEEWHRRIIESCIKKRLQWNNCFARKVCRESEYYEDMMQYLRKNLALFPYHLAEYVCRVMRVSPFRYYCDMIFEVMKNEQPYDSIPNFSAADALRLTGIGRNEFIDIMNRCRSKKIMWKLNKSIAKELLPTQPVDFPIEPWWGVCLVNFTLEEFKKLSEEEMATIDKVCKEEANSFILFDPNVIKGLYKRGLVYFDVPVYPDDRFKVSRLEGFVSNREQTYEDPIEELLYAVFVVSNENASVTELASTLQADLAQLQAAASFVCRLGWATKVIDPASILQDTSASGSRRSIVSDEFGQALENMVINNDSNRQGDASSSGNYGPRPAYTRAAFIVDANITSYLMMGSVSPGLKSHAVTLYEAGKLGHASIADLCRDLGTLEGAKFEGELQEFANHAFSLRCVLECLQAGGTASNEKEEKGFNKMDTVTSCTDESSSMKAEISLAGKSEYSVIAELRMSGDNLDLDNSAEASTSSEAVHSSAFATHSTTSLDDASISGKKKYRVDILRCESLASLAPETLDRLFLRDYDIVMSMVPLPHSSVLPGSTGPVHFGPPSYSFMTPWMKLVLYSYAASGPLSVILMKGQSLRLLPAPLTGCVKALIWSWDDSTVGGLGGKHDGNLVNGSILLYCLNSLLKHSAVLVQPLGKFDLDESGKVVSLDIPLPLKNSDGSIDPFGEDLGISEKESSKLNSLLTDLANKIELQTVGYIRLLRLFKGADSEQFSPAKENYDWVPLGVEFGMPLFSPKLCNSICKRVVSSQLLQSGLFGEHHNAMQSLRKKLHDICAVYHATGPAAKLLYQKEQVKESSQLHMNYASGRWKPLAEPSSLISGATSENQRLKLANRQCCGSEILCFDGSILRSFASPPGYEAATKLNEEARQVDTKSEADETDSKEVTLPGVNLIFDGSKLHPFDIGACLQARQPISLIAEAAAISSTK, encoded by the exons GATAATTGAAAGTTGCATAAAGAAGAGACTCCAATGGAATAATTGTTTTGCTCGAAAGGTTTGTAGAGAAAGCGAATATTATGAAGACATGATGCAGTACTTGCGGAAGAATCTTGCT CTTTTCCCATATCATCTAGCCGAGTATGTCTGCCGTGTCATGAGGGTATCACCTTTCAgatattattgtgatatgatctTTGAAGTAATGAAAAATG AGCAACCTTATGACAGCATTCCAAATTTTAGTGCTGCGGATGCTTTGAGGCTTACAGGAATCGGAAGAAATGAATTTATTGATATAATGAACAGGTGCAGATCTAAG AAAATCATGTGGAAATTGAACAAATCAATTGCCAAAGAACTTTTACCAACACAACCTGTGGATTTTCCAATTGAACCGTGGTGGGGAGTTTGTCTTGTCAACTTTACATTGGAAGAATTTAAG AAACTCTCAGAAGAGGAAATGGCCACAATAGACAAAGTGTGTAAGGAAGAGGCAAATTCATTCATCTTGTTTGATCCGAATGTTATCAAGGGTCTTTACAAACGGGGATTGGTCTATTTTGATGTTCCTGTATATCCTGATGATCGGTTTAAAG TTTCTAGGCTCGAAGGTTTTGTTTCCAACAGGGAGCAGACTTATGAAGATCCCATTGAAGA GTTATTATATGCAGTATTTGTTGTTTCAAATGAAAACGCATCTGTTACCGAATTGGCAAGTACCCTACAGGCAGACTTGGCACAACTGCAGGCTGCTGCTTCTTTTGTATGTCGATTGGGATGGGCAACGAAAGTAATTGATCCAGCATCTATTCTTCAAGATACAAGTGCATCTGGGTCTCGTAGAAGTATAGTTAGCGATGAATTTGGTCAAGCCCTTGAGAATATGGTTATCAATAATGATTCCAACCGGCAAGGAGATGCTTCAAGTTCCGGAAATTACGGTCCACGTCCTGCCTATACACGTGCAGCTTTCATAGTAGATGCTAATATAACATCCTATCTTATGATGGGTTCTGTTTCACCAG GCCTGAAATCTCATGCTGTTACACTATATGAAGCCGGCAAATTAGGCCATGCCAGCATTGCTGATCTTTGCAGGGATCTTGGCACTCTGGAGGGTGCAAAATTTGAGGGAGAGCTGCAGGAATTTGCAAATCATGCATTTAGCCTGCGTTGTGTATTAGAATGTCTACAAGCAGGTGGAACTGCATCCAATGAAAAAGAGGAGAAAGGTTTTAACAAGATGGATACTGTCACTTCATGCACTGATGAGTCAAGTTCTATGAAAGCTGAAATCTCTCTGGCTGGGAAATCAGAATACTCTGTTATTGCAGAACTTAGGATGAGTGGTGATAATTTAGATCTAGATAATTCGGCGGAGGCTTCTACTTCATCAGAAGCAGTTCATAGTAGTGCATTTGCAACCCATTCTACTACTTCGTTAGATGATGCAAGTATAAGTGGGAAAAAGAAATATCGGGTAGACATTCTCCGCTGTGAAAGCTTGGCTTCGCTTGCACCGGAAACTCTTGATCGTTTGTTTCTTCGTGACTATGATATAGTTATGTCCATGGTGCCTCTTCCTCATTCATCAGTTCTTCCAGGATCCACTGGTCCAGTACATTTTGGTCCTCCCTCGTATTCTTTTATGACTCCTTGGATGAAACTGGTATTATATTCGTATGCAGCTAGTGGGCCTCTTTCAGTTATCCTTATGAAAGGACAGTCTCTGCGCTTGCTTCCTGCTCCCCTGACTGGTTGTGTGAAAGCTCTCATATGGTCTTGGGATGATTCTACAGTAGGAGGCCTGGGAGGAAAGCATGATGGAAATTTAGTAAATGGAAGTATACTGCTGTACTGTTTAAATTCCCTTCTTAAACATTCGGCTGTCCTGGTGCAGCCGCTTGGTAAGTTTGATCTCGACGAATCTGGAAAAGTGGTTTCCTTGGATATCCCTTTGCCCCTAAAGAACTCTGATGGATCAATTGACCCCTTTGGAGAAGATTTAGGAATAAGTGAAAAAGAAAGCTCAAAGTTGAATTCTCTCTTGACCGACTTGGCAAACAAGATTGAACTACAAACAGTTGGATATATTCGCCTACTGAGATTATTTAAAGGAGCAGATTCAGAGCAGTTCTCACCCGCTAAAGAGAACTATGATTGGGTTCCATTGGGTGTTGAATTTGGGATGCCGCTGTTCAGTCCAAAGTTATGCAATAGTATATGTAAGAGGGTAGTTTCATCTCAGTTGCTTCAATCTGGCTTATTTGGTGAACACCATAATGCTATGCAAAGCTTAAGAAAAAAGTTGCATGACATTTGTGCTGTGTACCATGCAACTGGTCCTGCTGCAAAGCTTCTTTACCAGAAAGAGCAAGTTAAGGAATCTTCACAACTTCATATGAACTATGCTAGCGGAAGATGGAAGCCACTTGCAGAACCTTCGTCTCTGATTTCAGGAGCAACTAGTGAGAATCAAAGGTTAAAACTTGCTAACAGGCAGTGCTGTGGAAGTGAAATTTTGTGCTTTGATGGCAGCATTCTTAG GTCTTTTGCCTCCCCTCCTGGCTATGAAGCTGCGACAAAGCTCAATGAAGAAGCGCGGCAAGTTGACACAAAATCTGAGGCAGATGAAACTGATAGTAAGGAAGTAACGCTTCCCGGAGTAAATCTCAtttttgatggttctaagttgcATCCATTTGATATAGGTGCCTGCCTCCAGGCTCGTCAACCTATTTCCTTAATAGCAGAGGCAGCAGCAATCAGTTCCACAAAGTAA
- the LOC107638293 gene encoding protein FAM91A1 isoform X5 encodes MWKLNKSIAKELLPTQPVDFPIEPWWGVCLVNFTLEEFKKLSEEEMATIDKVCKEEANSFILFDPNVIKGLYKRGLVYFDVPVYPDDRFKVSRLEGFVSNREQTYEDPIEELLYAVFVVSNENASVTELASTLQADLAQLQAAASFVCRLGWATKVIDPASILQDTSASGSRRSIVSDEFGQALENMVINNDSNRQGDASSSGNYGPRPAYTRAAFIVDANITSYLMMGSVSPGLKSHAVTLYEAGKLGHASIADLCRDLGTLEGAKFEGELQEFANHAFSLRCVLECLQAGGTASNEKEEKGFNKMDTVTSCTDESSSMKAEISLAGKSEYSVIAELRMSGDNLDLDNSAEASTSSEAVHSSAFATHSTTSLDDASISGKKKYRVDILRCESLASLAPETLDRLFLRDYDIVMSMVPLPHSSVLPGSTGPVHFGPPSYSFMTPWMKLVLYSYAASGPLSVILMKGQSLRLLPAPLTGCVKALIWSWDDSTVGGLGGKHDGNLVNGSILLYCLNSLLKHSAVLVQPLGKFDLDESGKVVSLDIPLPLKNSDGSIDPFGEDLGISEKESSKLNSLLTDLANKIELQTVGYIRLLRLFKGADSEQFSPAKENYDWVPLGVEFGMPLFSPKLCNSICKRVVSSQLLQSGLFGEHHNAMQSLRKKLHDICAVYHATGPAAKLLYQKEQVKESSQLHMNYASGRWKPLAEPSSLISGATSENQRLKLANRQCCGSEILCFDGSILRSFASPPGYEAATKLNEEARQVDTKSEADETDSKEVTLPGVNLIFDGSKLHPFDIGACLQARQPISLIAEAAAISSTK; translated from the exons ATGTGGAAATTGAACAAATCAATTGCCAAAGAACTTTTACCAACACAACCTGTGGATTTTCCAATTGAACCGTGGTGGGGAGTTTGTCTTGTCAACTTTACATTGGAAGAATTTAAG AAACTCTCAGAAGAGGAAATGGCCACAATAGACAAAGTGTGTAAGGAAGAGGCAAATTCATTCATCTTGTTTGATCCGAATGTTATCAAGGGTCTTTACAAACGGGGATTGGTCTATTTTGATGTTCCTGTATATCCTGATGATCGGTTTAAAG TTTCTAGGCTCGAAGGTTTTGTTTCCAACAGGGAGCAGACTTATGAAGATCCCATTGAAGA GTTATTATATGCAGTATTTGTTGTTTCAAATGAAAACGCATCTGTTACCGAATTGGCAAGTACCCTACAGGCAGACTTGGCACAACTGCAGGCTGCTGCTTCTTTTGTATGTCGATTGGGATGGGCAACGAAAGTAATTGATCCAGCATCTATTCTTCAAGATACAAGTGCATCTGGGTCTCGTAGAAGTATAGTTAGCGATGAATTTGGTCAAGCCCTTGAGAATATGGTTATCAATAATGATTCCAACCGGCAAGGAGATGCTTCAAGTTCCGGAAATTACGGTCCACGTCCTGCCTATACACGTGCAGCTTTCATAGTAGATGCTAATATAACATCCTATCTTATGATGGGTTCTGTTTCACCAG GCCTGAAATCTCATGCTGTTACACTATATGAAGCCGGCAAATTAGGCCATGCCAGCATTGCTGATCTTTGCAGGGATCTTGGCACTCTGGAGGGTGCAAAATTTGAGGGAGAGCTGCAGGAATTTGCAAATCATGCATTTAGCCTGCGTTGTGTATTAGAATGTCTACAAGCAGGTGGAACTGCATCCAATGAAAAAGAGGAGAAAGGTTTTAACAAGATGGATACTGTCACTTCATGCACTGATGAGTCAAGTTCTATGAAAGCTGAAATCTCTCTGGCTGGGAAATCAGAATACTCTGTTATTGCAGAACTTAGGATGAGTGGTGATAATTTAGATCTAGATAATTCGGCGGAGGCTTCTACTTCATCAGAAGCAGTTCATAGTAGTGCATTTGCAACCCATTCTACTACTTCGTTAGATGATGCAAGTATAAGTGGGAAAAAGAAATATCGGGTAGACATTCTCCGCTGTGAAAGCTTGGCTTCGCTTGCACCGGAAACTCTTGATCGTTTGTTTCTTCGTGACTATGATATAGTTATGTCCATGGTGCCTCTTCCTCATTCATCAGTTCTTCCAGGATCCACTGGTCCAGTACATTTTGGTCCTCCCTCGTATTCTTTTATGACTCCTTGGATGAAACTGGTATTATATTCGTATGCAGCTAGTGGGCCTCTTTCAGTTATCCTTATGAAAGGACAGTCTCTGCGCTTGCTTCCTGCTCCCCTGACTGGTTGTGTGAAAGCTCTCATATGGTCTTGGGATGATTCTACAGTAGGAGGCCTGGGAGGAAAGCATGATGGAAATTTAGTAAATGGAAGTATACTGCTGTACTGTTTAAATTCCCTTCTTAAACATTCGGCTGTCCTGGTGCAGCCGCTTGGTAAGTTTGATCTCGACGAATCTGGAAAAGTGGTTTCCTTGGATATCCCTTTGCCCCTAAAGAACTCTGATGGATCAATTGACCCCTTTGGAGAAGATTTAGGAATAAGTGAAAAAGAAAGCTCAAAGTTGAATTCTCTCTTGACCGACTTGGCAAACAAGATTGAACTACAAACAGTTGGATATATTCGCCTACTGAGATTATTTAAAGGAGCAGATTCAGAGCAGTTCTCACCCGCTAAAGAGAACTATGATTGGGTTCCATTGGGTGTTGAATTTGGGATGCCGCTGTTCAGTCCAAAGTTATGCAATAGTATATGTAAGAGGGTAGTTTCATCTCAGTTGCTTCAATCTGGCTTATTTGGTGAACACCATAATGCTATGCAAAGCTTAAGAAAAAAGTTGCATGACATTTGTGCTGTGTACCATGCAACTGGTCCTGCTGCAAAGCTTCTTTACCAGAAAGAGCAAGTTAAGGAATCTTCACAACTTCATATGAACTATGCTAGCGGAAGATGGAAGCCACTTGCAGAACCTTCGTCTCTGATTTCAGGAGCAACTAGTGAGAATCAAAGGTTAAAACTTGCTAACAGGCAGTGCTGTGGAAGTGAAATTTTGTGCTTTGATGGCAGCATTCTTAG GTCTTTTGCCTCCCCTCCTGGCTATGAAGCTGCGACAAAGCTCAATGAAGAAGCGCGGCAAGTTGACACAAAATCTGAGGCAGATGAAACTGATAGTAAGGAAGTAACGCTTCCCGGAGTAAATCTCAtttttgatggttctaagttgcATCCATTTGATATAGGTGCCTGCCTCCAGGCTCGTCAACCTATTTCCTTAATAGCAGAGGCAGCAGCAATCAGTTCCACAAAGTAA
- the LOC107638293 gene encoding protein FAM91A1 isoform X2 produces the protein MMGSMDMGFEQRIIESCIKKRLQWNNCFARKVCRESEYYEDMMQYLRKNLALFPYHLAEYVCRVMRVSPFRYYCDMIFEVMKNEQPYDSIPNFSAADALRLTGIGRNEFIDIMNRCRSKKIMWKLNKSIAKELLPTQPVDFPIEPWWGVCLVNFTLEEFKKLSEEEMATIDKVCKEEANSFILFDPNVIKGLYKRGLVYFDVPVYPDDRFKVSRLEGFVSNREQTYEDPIEELLYAVFVVSNENASVTELASTLQADLAQLQAAASFVCRLGWATKVIDPASILQDTSASGSRRSIVSDEFGQALENMVINNDSNRQGDASSSGNYGPRPAYTRAAFIVDANITSYLMMGSVSPGLKSHAVTLYEAGKLGHASIADLCRDLGTLEGAKFEGELQEFANHAFSLRCVLECLQAGGTASNEKEEKGFNKMDTVTSCTDESSSMKAEISLAGKSEYSVIAELRMSGDNLDLDNSAEASTSSEAVHSSAFATHSTTSLDDASISGKKKYRVDILRCESLASLAPETLDRLFLRDYDIVMSMVPLPHSSVLPGSTGPVHFGPPSYSFMTPWMKLVLYSYAASGPLSVILMKGQSLRLLPAPLTGCVKALIWSWDDSTVGGLGGKHDGNLVNGSILLYCLNSLLKHSAVLVQPLGKFDLDESGKVVSLDIPLPLKNSDGSIDPFGEDLGISEKESSKLNSLLTDLANKIELQTVGYIRLLRLFKGADSEQFSPAKENYDWVPLGVEFGMPLFSPKLCNSICKRVVSSQLLQSGLFGEHHNAMQSLRKKLHDICAVYHATGPAAKLLYQKEQVKESSQLHMNYASGRWKPLAEPSSLISGATSENQRLKLANRQCCGSEILCFDGSILRSFASPPGYEAATKLNEEARQVDTKSEADETDSKEVTLPGVNLIFDGSKLHPFDIGACLQARQPISLIAEAAAISSTK, from the exons GATAATTGAAAGTTGCATAAAGAAGAGACTCCAATGGAATAATTGTTTTGCTCGAAAGGTTTGTAGAGAAAGCGAATATTATGAAGACATGATGCAGTACTTGCGGAAGAATCTTGCT CTTTTCCCATATCATCTAGCCGAGTATGTCTGCCGTGTCATGAGGGTATCACCTTTCAgatattattgtgatatgatctTTGAAGTAATGAAAAATG AGCAACCTTATGACAGCATTCCAAATTTTAGTGCTGCGGATGCTTTGAGGCTTACAGGAATCGGAAGAAATGAATTTATTGATATAATGAACAGGTGCAGATCTAAG AAAATCATGTGGAAATTGAACAAATCAATTGCCAAAGAACTTTTACCAACACAACCTGTGGATTTTCCAATTGAACCGTGGTGGGGAGTTTGTCTTGTCAACTTTACATTGGAAGAATTTAAG AAACTCTCAGAAGAGGAAATGGCCACAATAGACAAAGTGTGTAAGGAAGAGGCAAATTCATTCATCTTGTTTGATCCGAATGTTATCAAGGGTCTTTACAAACGGGGATTGGTCTATTTTGATGTTCCTGTATATCCTGATGATCGGTTTAAAG TTTCTAGGCTCGAAGGTTTTGTTTCCAACAGGGAGCAGACTTATGAAGATCCCATTGAAGA GTTATTATATGCAGTATTTGTTGTTTCAAATGAAAACGCATCTGTTACCGAATTGGCAAGTACCCTACAGGCAGACTTGGCACAACTGCAGGCTGCTGCTTCTTTTGTATGTCGATTGGGATGGGCAACGAAAGTAATTGATCCAGCATCTATTCTTCAAGATACAAGTGCATCTGGGTCTCGTAGAAGTATAGTTAGCGATGAATTTGGTCAAGCCCTTGAGAATATGGTTATCAATAATGATTCCAACCGGCAAGGAGATGCTTCAAGTTCCGGAAATTACGGTCCACGTCCTGCCTATACACGTGCAGCTTTCATAGTAGATGCTAATATAACATCCTATCTTATGATGGGTTCTGTTTCACCAG GCCTGAAATCTCATGCTGTTACACTATATGAAGCCGGCAAATTAGGCCATGCCAGCATTGCTGATCTTTGCAGGGATCTTGGCACTCTGGAGGGTGCAAAATTTGAGGGAGAGCTGCAGGAATTTGCAAATCATGCATTTAGCCTGCGTTGTGTATTAGAATGTCTACAAGCAGGTGGAACTGCATCCAATGAAAAAGAGGAGAAAGGTTTTAACAAGATGGATACTGTCACTTCATGCACTGATGAGTCAAGTTCTATGAAAGCTGAAATCTCTCTGGCTGGGAAATCAGAATACTCTGTTATTGCAGAACTTAGGATGAGTGGTGATAATTTAGATCTAGATAATTCGGCGGAGGCTTCTACTTCATCAGAAGCAGTTCATAGTAGTGCATTTGCAACCCATTCTACTACTTCGTTAGATGATGCAAGTATAAGTGGGAAAAAGAAATATCGGGTAGACATTCTCCGCTGTGAAAGCTTGGCTTCGCTTGCACCGGAAACTCTTGATCGTTTGTTTCTTCGTGACTATGATATAGTTATGTCCATGGTGCCTCTTCCTCATTCATCAGTTCTTCCAGGATCCACTGGTCCAGTACATTTTGGTCCTCCCTCGTATTCTTTTATGACTCCTTGGATGAAACTGGTATTATATTCGTATGCAGCTAGTGGGCCTCTTTCAGTTATCCTTATGAAAGGACAGTCTCTGCGCTTGCTTCCTGCTCCCCTGACTGGTTGTGTGAAAGCTCTCATATGGTCTTGGGATGATTCTACAGTAGGAGGCCTGGGAGGAAAGCATGATGGAAATTTAGTAAATGGAAGTATACTGCTGTACTGTTTAAATTCCCTTCTTAAACATTCGGCTGTCCTGGTGCAGCCGCTTGGTAAGTTTGATCTCGACGAATCTGGAAAAGTGGTTTCCTTGGATATCCCTTTGCCCCTAAAGAACTCTGATGGATCAATTGACCCCTTTGGAGAAGATTTAGGAATAAGTGAAAAAGAAAGCTCAAAGTTGAATTCTCTCTTGACCGACTTGGCAAACAAGATTGAACTACAAACAGTTGGATATATTCGCCTACTGAGATTATTTAAAGGAGCAGATTCAGAGCAGTTCTCACCCGCTAAAGAGAACTATGATTGGGTTCCATTGGGTGTTGAATTTGGGATGCCGCTGTTCAGTCCAAAGTTATGCAATAGTATATGTAAGAGGGTAGTTTCATCTCAGTTGCTTCAATCTGGCTTATTTGGTGAACACCATAATGCTATGCAAAGCTTAAGAAAAAAGTTGCATGACATTTGTGCTGTGTACCATGCAACTGGTCCTGCTGCAAAGCTTCTTTACCAGAAAGAGCAAGTTAAGGAATCTTCACAACTTCATATGAACTATGCTAGCGGAAGATGGAAGCCACTTGCAGAACCTTCGTCTCTGATTTCAGGAGCAACTAGTGAGAATCAAAGGTTAAAACTTGCTAACAGGCAGTGCTGTGGAAGTGAAATTTTGTGCTTTGATGGCAGCATTCTTAG GTCTTTTGCCTCCCCTCCTGGCTATGAAGCTGCGACAAAGCTCAATGAAGAAGCGCGGCAAGTTGACACAAAATCTGAGGCAGATGAAACTGATAGTAAGGAAGTAACGCTTCCCGGAGTAAATCTCAtttttgatggttctaagttgcATCCATTTGATATAGGTGCCTGCCTCCAGGCTCGTCAACCTATTTCCTTAATAGCAGAGGCAGCAGCAATCAGTTCCACAAAGTAA